Below is a genomic region from Gemmatimonadaceae bacterium.
GGCCCCGACATTCCGGCGCAGGATGGAACCGCTCGCCGTGGGCGCGCCGATGCGCGCAATGTCGTTCGTGAAGTCCATGCTGTACACATTCGCCGAGAGGTCGAGTGTGGACCGCTTGAGCGTCAGACCGATCTCGGTATCGCCGAGGCGCTCGGGCTTCACGCGCGTGAAGTCGCCGTAGTCGGCAAAGTTGGAACTGTTGAGATCATCGTCACCCGCGAGCAGATCGCTGCGCGCCGGCTCACGCGTGGTGCGGCCGTAGCTCGCGAACGCCGAGAGGCCAGGCGCCAGCTGATACGTCACGCCGGCGCGCGGGTTGAAGAAGCGCCAGGTGATGCTCGGGCCGGTGATGTTGGCGTTCGCATCGGGGTTGTAGGCGAAGTGCGCCACGCGCCCCTGCAGGTCGAGGAAGAGCGCCGCCTTGCCCGCGGTGCGGGTCACCTTGGCGAACGCGCTCGCGTCCTGCTTCTCGCCGTTGTTGTCGTACAGCGTGGTGCTCGGCTGGAGGTAGCCACGGTGATAGCGCCGATACGTGTTGGCGTTCACGCCCGTGTGCAGCGCCCAGTCGCCACGCTCCACGTTGAGCGCGCTCGTGGCGCCGTACCACGAGTGCTGCAGATTGAACCGGTAGCGATCGGGACCATCGAAATAGTCGTAGCTGCCGGCCGCAGAGTTGCGGTAGAGCGTGGTGTTGAAGGTGCCGCCGTTCGTGAGGGCGTGCGACCAGGCCAGGCTCACCATCTGCTGGCCGAACTTGTCGCGCTCATCCACACCGAGGGGATTGTAGCGCCAATTTTTCGCAAGTTCGGCCTTGGTGGCGCCGGTGTATGAGAGCGTGTCGGCGAGGAGCCCGACCAGCGCGGTGAGCTTCACGATGTCCTGCTTGCCGAACCAGCCCGCCCCGAGGAAGCCGCTGCGCCCCATGACACCCGAATGATCACGATAGCCGTTCGTGCGGAGGGCGCTCACGCGGCCATAGGCGGCGAAGCCATTCGCCGTGAGCCCGGTGTTGAAACCCACCGTGGCACGCTGGGCGCCAAAGGATCCGATCTGCAGCTCGGCATCGCCACTGCGGCCGCGACGCGCCACCGGGGTGGTCTCGAAGTTGATCGAGCCCGCGTAGCTGGCGGTGCCGGCGGTGCTGGTCCCGACGCCACGCTGCACCTGCACGCTCTGCACGTTGCTCATCAGGTCCGCGAAGTTGGCAAAGTACAGCACCTGATCTTCGGGATCGTTGAGCGGCACGCCATCGATCGTGATGTTGATGCGCGTCTGATCGAGGCCACGCAGGCGGAGGTAGCTGTACCCCCAGAGCGTGCCCGTTTCGGTATGCGACGTCATCGACGGTGCGGCGTTCATCAGCAGCTGGGGCACGTCCTGCCCAAAGTGCCGCTGCTCGATGGCGGCCTTGGTAATGGTCTTCTGCGCGATCGGCGCAGCCTCGCCGGCGCGGATGGCCTGGACCAAAACGCCTTCGATCTTCCGAGCGGCGGCCTTGGCACTGTCGGCCGCGGCCGAGTCCGGACGGATCTGCGCGCTGAGCGACGAACTGGCGGACACCAAGAGCGCGGCAGCCGCTGAGCCATGGCTCAGACGACGCCGCAGCGCGCGCCCGAGGCGCGCGTGCATGCGATGTAGCATCGTTGGACTCCCTACGCCGGTACGAACCGGATCAGGTTCTGCGGGTGTTTTCTCAGCCTGCGCTCACTGGCGGCGCCGGCACCCCGGTCATGTGCCCGAACGGTAATTAGCTTCCCTGCCTATGACCAGCCTCCTCGGCCTGTACGACGCCCTCTGCACCTGGCTCACGGCCCACGGGTCCTCGTGCGCCGAGCTGTTCGGGTTCATCACGGGCGTGCTGAACGTGTGGCTGGTGACGCGCGAGAACATCTGGAGCTGGCCGCTCGGGGTGCTCAACGCCGTCTTCTACATGGTGGTCTTCGCGCGCACAGGGCTCTACAGCGACACGGGGTTGCAGGTCGTGTATTTCGTGCTGTCGCTCTATGGCTGGTATCACTGGCTCCGCGGCGGCCCCCAGCACGAAGCGGTCGTGGTCACCCGGACTTCCACGCGGCTCTGGGGCATCCTCGTGGTGATCGCGGTGGTGACCTGGTTTACGCTCAGCAGCATCACCAAGCGCCTCCCGGGCGCCGCCATGCCGCATCTCGACGCCGCGCTCGTGGCGACCAGCCTCGTGGCGCAGTGGATGATGACGCGCAAACTGCTGGAGAACTGGCTGCTGTGGATCGCGGTGGATGTGGTGTACATCGGGCTGTTCATCAACCGGCACCTGCCGCTCACCGCCGTGCTCTACACGGTCTTCCTCGGCCTCGCGATCCTCGGCTACGTGCAGTGGGGGCGCTCGGCGCGCGCTGCGGAGGGCTCTGTATGAGCGGACGGGTCGTTGTCTCGCACAGAGGCACAACGCGCACGGAGGTGACACAGAGAACAACCATTGTTTTTCTCTGTGACATCTCTGTGGGCTCTGTGCCTCTGTGCGAGACAACGACCCATCCCCCACACGGGCGCCTCCGATGACACCCCCGACGCGCGTCGTCCTCACCGGCTCCGAGTCGGTAGGAAAAACGACCCTCGCCGCCCAGCTCGCCGCGCACTACGGTGTACTTACCGTGCCGGAGTTCGTGCGGGAGTACGCCGCCCAGAAAGGCGCACCGCTCGACTTCCGGGATCATGGGCCCATCGCGAAGGGGCAGATGGCCCTCGAG
It encodes:
- a CDS encoding TonB-dependent receptor yields the protein MLHRMHARLGRALRRRLSHGSAAAALLVSASSSLSAQIRPDSAAADSAKAAARKIEGVLVQAIRAGEAAPIAQKTITKAAIEQRHFGQDVPQLLMNAAPSMTSHTETGTLWGYSYLRLRGLDQTRINITIDGVPLNDPEDQVLYFANFADLMSNVQSVQVQRGVGTSTAGTASYAGSINFETTPVARRGRSGDAELQIGSFGAQRATVGFNTGLTANGFAAYGRVSALRTNGYRDHSGVMGRSGFLGAGWFGKQDIVKLTALVGLLADTLSYTGATKAELAKNWRYNPLGVDERDKFGQQMVSLAWSHALTNGGTFNTTLYRNSAAGSYDYFDGPDRYRFNLQHSWYGATSALNVERGDWALHTGVNANTYRRYHRGYLQPSTTLYDNNGEKQDASAFAKVTRTAGKAALFLDLQGRVAHFAYNPDANANITGPSITWRFFNPRAGVTYQLAPGLSAFASYGRTTREPARSDLLAGDDDLNSSNFADYGDFTRVKPERLGDTEIGLTLKRSTLDLSANVYSMDFTNDIARIGAPTASGSILRRNVGASYRRGLEVDAAYRGIRHVLLAGNATWSTNRIKQFTDSSRGTPVVRRNVEPLLTPRFISSHRVEVMPTTATMFGLEGRYQSRAFLDNTSSPDRVLPDYYTVDATARYTLGRTTFTLRGQNLGDTRKFASGSVSGSGKVRYFILPARALFLTASFDF
- the pnuC gene encoding nicotinamide riboside transporter PnuC, which produces MTSLLGLYDALCTWLTAHGSSCAELFGFITGVLNVWLVTRENIWSWPLGVLNAVFYMVVFARTGLYSDTGLQVVYFVLSLYGWYHWLRGGPQHEAVVVTRTSTRLWGILVVIAVVTWFTLSSITKRLPGAAMPHLDAALVATSLVAQWMMTRKLLENWLLWIAVDVVYIGLFINRHLPLTAVLYTVFLGLAILGYVQWGRSARAAEGSV